From Aspergillus fumigatus Af293 chromosome 5, whole genome shotgun sequence, a single genomic window includes:
- a CDS encoding putative Rho-associated protein kinase yields the protein MELCSAVSWLESLGRVHGDIRPPNLLLDAEDHLKLADFDSVASVGEPYAGAAPPWARLLGSEAGSENGTFGMCGARTEQFAIGSIIYSMKGGMSLMSSKL from the coding sequence ATGGAGCTCTGCAGTGCCGTCTCTTGGCTCGAGTCGCTTGGACGCGTGCATGGCGACATCCGGCCGCCGAACCTGCTTCTAGACGCCGAGGATCATCTTAAACTTGCGGATTTTGATAGTGTGGCTAGCGTCGGCGAGCCATATGCTGGTGCTGCACCTCCATGGGCGCGTCTACTGGGTTCTGAAGCGGGAAGTGAGAACGGCACGTTTGGGATGTGCGGCGCTAGAACCGAGCAGTTTGCCATCGGATCGATTATCTATTCAATGAAAGGGGGTATGAGCCTTATGAGTTCGAAACTCTGA